The following proteins are co-located in the Primulina tabacum isolate GXHZ01 chromosome 11, ASM2559414v2, whole genome shotgun sequence genome:
- the LOC142519692 gene encoding uncharacterized protein LOC142519692 → MAENRENDRHGQPEAIPIRDHFRPVINNHYSGIARGTINANNFELKPALINMVQQNQFAGTATSDPHVHLRTFLEITDTVKINNVPDDIIRLRLFPFSLRDQARGWLQSLPLGSITTWQELATKFLAKYFPSAKSAQLKIEISTFRQTDFEQLYEAWERYKELLRKCPNHGFEDWVQIELFYNGLNGQTRGTVDAAAGGTIFAKSPEQAYDLLEQMTINSYQWPFERAGVKRTAGVYAVDPITSLTAQVSTLTTQIATMNKVSTSNTEGASFVVEESQIPEEVQYINNKNFRSYGGYRGKPSFEDLVGTFVSESGKRMSRTESRLDNLETHMASIGATLKILESQVGQITKQLTSQQSGAVQKNADPNLREVNAIFMQHEEIGVEEVAFTGGDDKGRKGNLPQKLQDPGEFVVPCEIGSQSVKKAICDSGASVNIMPSFLYEKLGLSRIKPTGLSLQMADKSVRTPLGIVEDVELKIDKIRLLADFVVLDMGNNQNVRAILGRPFLATAGAVIDLRQGKLTMAVDGQNIELKASKISYDPP, encoded by the exons ATGGCTGAGAACAGAGAGAATGACAGACACGGCCAGCCAGAGGCGATTCCTATAAGAGATCACTTCCGACCAGTGATCAACAATCATTACTCTGGTATTGCAAGAGGGACAATCAATGCCAATAATTTTGAACTGAAGCCTGCTCTAATCAATATGGTTCAGCAAAACCAGTTTGCTGGGACAGCCACCTCTGATCCTCACGTACACCTGAGAACCTTCTTGGAGATAACGGATACGGTAAAGATTAATAATGTgcctgatgatattattagactgCGTTTGTTTCCGTTTTCTCTCAGGGATCAAGCACGAGGATGGCTTCAATCGCTTCCCTTAGGAAGTATCACTACTTGGCAAGAGCTGGCGACGAAATTTCTGGCAAAATACTTTCCCTCtgcaaagtctgcacagttgaagattgagattagcACGTTCAGGCAGACTGATTTTGAGCAATTGTATGAAGCATGGGAAAGATACAAGGAGCTGTTGAGGAAGTGCCCGAACCATGGCTTCGAAGACTGGGTGCAAATTGAATTATTCTACAACGGTCTAAATGGGCAAACAAGAGGAACGGTAGATGctgcagctggtggcacgatctttgcTAAATCTCCCGAGCAAGCTTACGACTTGCTGGAACAGATGACGATAAATAGCTACCAGTGGCCGTTTGAAAGGGCAGGAGTAAAAAGGACAGCTGGAGTTTATGCCGTGGACCCTATTACATCACTCACTGCACAAGTATCAACATTGACTACACAGATAGCGACTATGAATAAAGTGAGTACATCAAACACTGAGGGAGCATCGTTTGTTGTTGAAGAATCGCAAATTCCTGAAGAAGTGCAATACATCAACAACAAGAATTTTAGAAgctatggaggatatcgag ggaaGCCATCATTTGAGGACTTGGTTGGAACATTCGTTTCTGAATCTGGTAAGAGGATGTCTAGGACTGAGTCTAGGCTTGACAACCTTGAGACACACATGGCGAGTATTGGTGCTAccttgaaaatccttgaatcgCAAGTGGGGCAGATAACGAAGCAACTCACGTCTCAACAGTCAGGCGCTGTACAAAAGAATGCAGACCCAAATCTGAGAGAGgtgaatgctatttttatgcAGCATGAGGAGATTGGAGTG GAAGAGGTGGCATTTACTGGAGGAGATGATAAGGGCAGGAAAGGAAATCTTCCTCAGAAGCTACAAGACCCTGGGGAATTTGTTGTACCATGTGAAATTGGAAGTCAATCAGTGAAAAAAGCTATCTGTGATTCAGGAGCGAGTGTGAACATAATGCCAAGTTTTCTTTACGAGAAACTTGGATTGAGTAGGATAAAGCCCACAGGACTAAGCTTGCAGATGGCGGATAAATCGGTTAGGACACCGCTGGGTattgtggaagatgttgaacttaAGATTGATAAAATAAGGCTTCTAgcagattttgtggtgcttgacatGGGGAACAATCAGAATGTTCGTGCTATTTTAGGACGACCATTTTTGGCTACTGCTGGAGCCGTCATTGATTTGAGACAAGGAAAATTGACCATGGCGGTTGATGGTCAAAACATAGAACTCAAGGCTTCCAAGATATCATACGATCCACCATGA